In Dehalococcoidales bacterium, a single genomic region encodes these proteins:
- the rnc gene encoding ribonuclease III yields the protein MVDTSELEQVLNYHFENKALFQEALVHSSLLNENHAPGIESNERLEYLGDAVLGLVVAHELFILMPEVDEGELTRLRSRLVCSATLGFLGKKIQLGNYLFMGKGEEASGGRTKTTNLARGLEAVLGAIYLDGGLESARSVIRRLYGKELEEIAHNQLCTDSKSRLQEIAQAERLGIPVYKIIESNGPVHKPEFTAEVLLENKVIATGKGKSKKLAEADAAYNAIQILEN from the coding sequence TTGGTTGATACATCCGAACTTGAACAGGTGCTAAATTACCATTTTGAGAACAAGGCTTTGTTTCAGGAAGCACTGGTGCATAGCTCATTACTTAACGAAAACCACGCACCCGGGATTGAATCTAATGAAAGACTGGAATACCTGGGGGATGCAGTTCTCGGCCTTGTAGTTGCCCACGAACTGTTTATCTTAATGCCCGAAGTTGATGAAGGCGAATTAACTCGCCTCCGCTCCAGGCTGGTTTGCAGCGCTACGCTTGGTTTTCTAGGTAAGAAAATCCAGCTCGGTAATTACCTTTTCATGGGAAAAGGCGAGGAGGCCAGCGGCGGCCGAACCAAGACTACCAATTTGGCCAGGGGGCTAGAGGCAGTGCTAGGCGCGATATATCTTGATGGCGGCTTGGAGAGTGCCCGCAGCGTAATCCGACGCCTCTATGGTAAGGAGTTGGAGGAAATTGCCCATAACCAATTATGCACAGATTCCAAGTCCCGCCTGCAGGAAATAGCCCAAGCCGAGCGCCTTGGTATTCCGGTTTATAAAATAATAGAATCCAACGGTCCAGTTCACAAACCTGAATTTACCGCAGAAGTGCTACTAGAAAATAAAGTAATAGCAACAGGTAAGGGGAAAAGTAAAAAATTAGCCGAAGCTGATGC
- a CDS encoding S41 family peptidase, which produces MKSKWHKHIIISLCAFILCGFALWGVWQLWFNPYRSTVSELRPSYELETILTSQQAVEDLDYLVHRLAERHPACMNGLPDNVHLEYERERAGIATLPEVSVLSLWQSAASILSSLGDAHTAVGVNYQNRVGLPFTFAWKDDTLTCSSGEYDGYIVIEIGEISTDELYQRFLTQFSYELDAWARHSFASRLNRGEYLAFVGVDMQKDIPLVLENPNDSSRITAIFTLRKDTDSGDERDEPNFDYSIDSSAGVGVFALHQCVYDEEYKNGLRDFFTAVQENNIRSVIVDLRSNPGGNSLVANEFIRYLPAESYFIGASEVRFGSILRKNKPQSRENQQLTPVFSGDVYVLTGADTFSSATDFATLISDNKLGTVVGEVPGNMPSSYGDILYFQTPNAGLVFTVSYKYFIRPDASKSDSPLIPDVAVHAKDALIETIRLIRKGS; this is translated from the coding sequence ATGAAAAGTAAATGGCATAAACATATTATAATCTCCCTATGTGCTTTCATATTGTGCGGTTTCGCCCTATGGGGTGTGTGGCAGCTTTGGTTTAATCCTTATCGCAGTACAGTAAGTGAATTACGCCCGTCCTATGAACTGGAAACTATTTTAACTTCGCAGCAAGCGGTAGAGGATTTGGATTATCTTGTACACCGATTGGCAGAGCGTCATCCTGCATGTATGAACGGTCTGCCCGATAACGTACATCTTGAATATGAGCGGGAGCGCGCGGGAATTGCTACGCTTCCGGAAGTGTCGGTTTTGTCGCTCTGGCAGAGTGCAGCGAGCATTTTGAGCAGTTTGGGGGACGCCCACACCGCCGTAGGTGTGAATTACCAGAACAGGGTAGGCTTGCCCTTCACCTTCGCATGGAAGGATGACACATTGACCTGTTCAAGCGGCGAATATGATGGGTATATTGTGATTGAAATCGGAGAGATTTCGACTGACGAACTATACCAACGCTTTCTTACTCAGTTTTCCTACGAACTGGATGCATGGGCGAGACACTCTTTCGCCTCACGATTAAATCGCGGCGAATATCTGGCTTTTGTCGGTGTGGACATGCAAAAGGACATTCCGCTTGTGCTGGAAAACCCAAATGACAGCAGCCGCATAACCGCGATTTTTACGCTACGAAAAGATACCGATTCCGGTGATGAGAGAGACGAACCAAATTTCGATTACTCCATTGATTCATCTGCCGGTGTGGGGGTTTTCGCCCTGCATCAATGCGTATATGATGAAGAATACAAGAACGGTCTGCGGGATTTCTTCACGGCTGTTCAGGAAAACAATATCCGTAGCGTGATTGTAGATTTAAGGAGCAATCCAGGTGGAAACTCGTTGGTTGCAAATGAGTTTATCCGATATCTACCGGCAGAAAGTTATTTCATCGGTGCCTCCGAGGTTCGTTTTGGCTCAATCCTAAGGAAAAACAAGCCGCAGAGCCGGGAAAACCAACAGCTTACTCCAGTCTTTTCAGGTGATGTATATGTACTGACCGGAGCAGATACGTTTAGCTCAGCCACGGACTTTGCAACATTAATTTCAGATAATAAATTGGGGACGGTGGTCGGAGAGGTTCCCGGCAACATGCCCTCATCTTACGGGGATATTCTTTATTTTCAGACGCCGAATGCGGGGCTTGTTTTTACCGTATCTTATAAATATTTCATACGGCCGGACGCATCAAAGTCTGATTCGCCTCTTATTCCAGATGTGGCAGTTCACGCCAAGGATGCGCTCATTGAAACGATTCGGTTGATTAGGAAAGGGAGTTAG
- a CDS encoding DNA-binding protein, translated as MKFITAKEAGEKWGISDRRAQILCKQGRIKGAYRLGWTWAIPEDAEKPIDERLKPAE; from the coding sequence ATGAAATTCATTACGGCAAAAGAAGCCGGTGAAAAATGGGGGATATCCGATCGGCGGGCGCAGATTCTGTGTAAGCAAGGCAGGATTAAAGGCGCTTATCGACTCGGATGGACTTGGGCTATCCCGGAGGATGCCGAAAAGCCTATTGATGAGCGTTTAAAGCCTGCGGAGTAA
- a CDS encoding helix-turn-helix transcriptional regulator — protein MRGHHSRTGHGFHGPLTGRMRGFVQPWLLLLLADSPAHGYQLLERLNQNEDTRGIDPGLLYRTLRQFEEDGLVKSSWDNEGSGAARRVYEVTADGIGYLDGWIEHVHNIQAKLARLIDRYESFINIHTRKKGGEQDS, from the coding sequence ATGCGTGGACATCACTCTAGAACAGGCCATGGTTTCCACGGCCCTCTTACCGGCAGGATGCGCGGTTTTGTACAGCCCTGGTTGCTGCTACTGCTCGCTGACAGCCCTGCACACGGTTACCAGCTGCTGGAAAGGCTTAACCAGAATGAAGACACCCGCGGAATCGACCCCGGACTGCTATACCGTACCCTGCGTCAATTCGAAGAAGACGGGCTCGTTAAATCATCCTGGGATAATGAAGGCTCCGGTGCTGCCCGTCGGGTCTACGAGGTTACGGCCGATGGTATCGGGTATCTGGATGGCTGGATTGAGCATGTCCATAATATCCAGGCTAAACTCGCACGTTTAATAGATAGATATGAATCCTTTATTAACATACATACCAGAAAAAAAGGAGGTGAGCAAGATAGTTGA
- a CDS encoding tyrosine-type recombinase/integrase, with amino-acid sequence MMKPIRLHDARHTHASLMLKDGIHPKIVQERLGHSSITTTLDIYSHVSKGIQQAAAESFDRLLTNGRVEVGTNKNY; translated from the coding sequence ATGATGAAACCAATCAGGCTCCATGATGCCCGGCATACTCATGCTTCCCTGATGCTGAAAGACGGCATCCATCCAAAAATTGTTCAGGAGAGGCTGGGGCACAGCTCAATAACCACAACCCTGGACATTTACAGCCATGTATCAAAGGGGATTCAGCAGGCAGCTGCGGAAAGCTTCGATAGACTTTTGACGAACGGAAGGGTGGAAGTTGGGACTAATAAAAATTATTAG